A part of Campylobacter concisus genomic DNA contains:
- the bamA gene encoding outer membrane protein assembly factor BamA — translation MKKKLFLLALAFSGLSAQTIQSINFKGLIHLSPEVANQIMGLKVGQDLTPKLSDKAITNLYKQNYFDDIYIEDTGNGNLLVAVKEKPSVARVDLKGVVTNDKTAIESLINIKPGNMYDELTIEKTKERIRQYYESKGYFDTVVDVEKQPVADNDSSLFITLNINRGENMIIKNVNLVGAKEFDYDDIEPVVANKSREFMGWLWGRNDGKVKLFELENDPARIQDKYFQKGYLDATISSPYLNSSFDNYTADLTYYVHEGEPYKVSNVSITAPEELELDTKKIIDDFRLEAGDTMNSARLRQDMKKLDDMVADKGYAFVKVYPKTDKFDENKTVDIDYEVDPGEKVYIRNVQISGNDRTVDRVVRRELYLTEGNLYSRTDLQDSKDALKRTSYFDDVEIEEDPVDKNTVDLKVKVKEASTGSISGGIGYGSSDGLLLNAALSDTNIFGSGLQGQISVDKSDRELSGQISLTNPRIFDSEYSLGGTLYANDYDWRTYKERSYGFSTTLGRKLTRNLSASLTYNIEQSRITLKDDELRDINTKTKKEIYREGKAIKSAITPALTYNSTDDYYLPRRGIIASTSFEIAGLGGDIDFIKNRTNFNYYLGLREYIDYDLILRYKASFGKIWERGYTPINERLYLGGIRSLRGYESRTVSPKVKYNGDYYEYGGETSFNNSAEISFPIIDRVKMRGVVFYDYGMIGENSLNEIKRSSVGTGIEWITPIGPLQLIFAKALKPKEGDDTNTFEFTIGRRF, via the coding sequence ATGAAAAAGAAATTATTTTTATTAGCATTAGCTTTCAGTGGCCTAAGCGCACAAACAATCCAGTCAATAAATTTTAAAGGCCTAATTCACCTTTCGCCTGAAGTAGCAAATCAAATAATGGGCTTAAAAGTCGGTCAGGATCTGACCCCAAAGCTTAGCGATAAGGCGATCACAAATTTATACAAACAAAATTATTTCGACGATATCTACATAGAAGATACAGGCAATGGTAATCTTTTAGTAGCTGTAAAAGAGAAGCCAAGTGTTGCTAGGGTCGATCTAAAAGGCGTCGTAACAAATGACAAAACTGCCATAGAGTCGTTAATCAATATCAAACCAGGCAATATGTATGATGAGCTTACAATAGAAAAAACTAAAGAGAGAATTCGTCAGTATTATGAGTCAAAGGGTTATTTTGATACCGTTGTAGACGTAGAAAAACAACCAGTTGCAGATAATGACAGCTCACTTTTTATAACACTCAACATAAACCGCGGCGAAAATATGATAATCAAAAATGTAAATTTAGTCGGTGCAAAAGAGTTTGATTATGACGACATTGAGCCAGTAGTTGCAAATAAAAGTAGAGAATTTATGGGTTGGCTTTGGGGCAGAAATGACGGTAAAGTTAAACTTTTTGAGCTTGAAAATGATCCAGCAAGAATACAAGACAAATATTTCCAAAAAGGCTATTTAGACGCGACTATTTCGTCACCTTATTTAAATTCATCGTTTGATAACTACACAGCTGATCTTACTTATTATGTTCATGAGGGTGAGCCTTATAAGGTTTCAAATGTAAGTATTACAGCACCTGAAGAGCTAGAGCTTGATACCAAAAAGATTATAGATGACTTTAGGCTTGAGGCTGGCGATACGATGAACTCAGCAAGACTTCGCCAAGATATGAAAAAGCTCGATGATATGGTTGCTGACAAAGGTTATGCATTTGTAAAAGTCTATCCAAAGACTGATAAATTTGATGAGAATAAAACTGTCGATATTGACTATGAAGTCGATCCTGGCGAAAAAGTATATATAAGAAATGTTCAAATTTCAGGAAACGATAGGACTGTTGACCGCGTTGTAAGACGCGAACTTTATCTAACTGAAGGAAATTTATATAGTAGAACCGACCTTCAAGACTCAAAAGATGCACTAAAAAGAACAAGCTACTTTGATGACGTTGAGATAGAAGAAGATCCGGTTGATAAAAATACAGTTGATCTAAAAGTAAAAGTAAAAGAGGCTTCAACTGGCTCAATAAGCGGCGGTATCGGATACGGCAGCAGCGACGGACTACTACTAAACGCTGCACTTTCTGACACGAATATCTTTGGCTCTGGTCTTCAAGGACAAATAAGCGTAGATAAAAGCGACAGAGAGCTTTCAGGTCAGATAAGTCTTACAAACCCAAGAATTTTCGACTCAGAGTATAGCCTTGGCGGAACACTTTATGCAAATGACTATGACTGGAGAACATATAAAGAGAGAAGCTATGGCTTTAGCACAACACTAGGTAGAAAACTAACTAGAAATTTAAGTGCATCACTTACTTACAACATTGAGCAAAGCAGAATTACCTTAAAAGATGATGAGTTAAGAGATATCAACACAAAAACCAAAAAAGAAATTTATAGAGAAGGTAAAGCCATAAAAAGCGCCATAACTCCAGCTTTAACATATAATAGCACTGATGATTATTACTTGCCAAGACGTGGCATCATAGCTAGTACATCATTTGAGATAGCTGGGCTTGGTGGCGATATAGACTTTATCAAAAATCGCACAAATTTTAACTATTACCTAGGTCTTAGAGAGTACATCGACTACGATCTTATCTTAAGATACAAAGCAAGCTTTGGCAAAATTTGGGAAAGAGGATATACTCCGATCAACGAAAGACTTTACCTTGGTGGTATAAGAAGCTTACGTGGTTACGAAAGCAGAACTGTATCTCCAAAGGTAAAATATAATGGCGACTACTACGAATACGGCGGCGAAACTTCATTTAATAATTCAGCTGAAATAAGCTTCCCTATAATAGATCGTGTCAAAATGCGTGGCGTTGTATTTTATGACTACGGTATGATCGGTGAGAATAGCCTAAATGAGATAAAAAGATCTTCAGTTGGAACCGGCATAGAATGGATAACTCCTATTGGGCCACTTCAACTAATCTTTGCAAAAGCTCTTAAACCTAAAGAGGGCGATGATACAAATACATTTGAGTTTACTATCGGAAGACGATTCTAA
- the accD gene encoding acetyl-CoA carboxylase, carboxyltransferase subunit beta, translated as MNFSDIFSKIRKAQPRPEEAPTHWVKCDNCHSLMYYKEVEACFNICPKCGYHMRLKATDRINLICDEDSFVEFDANLKPVDPLNFVDKKSYKKRITENKEKTGRTSSVICGEGKCDGQEIQLVVFDFGFMGGSLASVEGEKIVRAIKRAIEKRQALVIVSASGGARMQESTFSLMQMSKTSAALKLLDEAKLPYISILTDPTMGGVSASFAWLGDLIIAEPGALIGFAGQRVIKQTIGADLPEGFQRAEFLLEHGLIDAIVPRSEHKKYISDMVKFLTNNKTIHQKDKQDESENNFELKLKTKG; from the coding sequence ATGAATTTCTCAGACATTTTTTCAAAGATAAGAAAAGCTCAACCTCGTCCAGAAGAAGCACCTACACACTGGGTGAAATGCGATAATTGTCACTCACTGATGTACTACAAAGAAGTTGAAGCTTGTTTTAATATATGCCCAAAATGCGGCTATCACATGAGATTAAAAGCTACCGATCGCATAAATTTGATCTGCGATGAAGATAGCTTTGTAGAATTTGACGCAAATTTAAAACCGGTAGACCCATTAAATTTTGTTGATAAAAAATCATATAAAAAAAGAATCACAGAGAATAAAGAAAAAACAGGACGCACAAGCTCAGTGATATGTGGCGAAGGCAAATGCGACGGGCAAGAGATCCAGCTAGTTGTCTTTGACTTTGGCTTCATGGGCGGTTCACTAGCTTCGGTTGAGGGCGAAAAGATCGTAAGAGCGATAAAACGAGCGATAGAAAAACGCCAAGCTTTAGTCATAGTGAGTGCTTCAGGTGGAGCTAGAATGCAAGAGAGTACATTCTCTTTGATGCAAATGTCAAAGACATCAGCTGCTTTAAAACTACTTGATGAAGCAAAATTACCTTATATCTCAATACTTACTGATCCGACGATGGGTGGTGTTAGTGCCTCTTTTGCTTGGCTTGGAGATCTAATAATCGCTGAACCTGGCGCATTGATAGGCTTTGCTGGTCAAAGGGTCATCAAACAAACCATTGGTGCTGACCTTCCAGAGGGATTTCAAAGAGCTGAGTTTTTATTAGAGCATGGCTTAATCGATGCCATTGTGCCAAGAAGCGAACATAAAAAATATATAAGTGATATGGTTAAATTTCTCACAAATAATAAGACGATACATCAAAAAGATAAACAAGACGAGAGTGAAAACAACTTTGAACTAAAGCTAAAAACCAAAGGCTAA
- a CDS encoding 23S rRNA (pseudouridine(1915)-N(3))-methyltransferase RlmH: MEISVFSIQKSSRDNFENEIQEYIKMSAKFAKINDKVFFNEKIAKAQSAGKSEALRAYDEIYEPNLKGFCVMLDENGLQLDSQEFAQILNSNSQINFFIGGAYGLSQNLKNKAQKIISLSKMTMAHKVAKLVLFEQIFRALCINANHPYHK; this comes from the coding sequence TTGGAAATTTCAGTTTTTAGCATTCAAAAATCATCACGTGACAACTTTGAAAACGAGATACAAGAATATATAAAAATGAGTGCAAAATTTGCCAAGATAAACGATAAAGTCTTTTTCAATGAAAAAATAGCAAAAGCTCAAAGTGCCGGAAAAAGCGAAGCATTAAGAGCTTATGATGAAATTTATGAGCCAAATTTAAAAGGCTTTTGCGTAATGCTTGATGAAAATGGACTGCAACTTGACAGCCAAGAATTCGCACAAATTTTAAACTCAAATTCACAAATTAACTTTTTCATAGGTGGAGCTTATGGCCTTAGCCAAAATTTAAAGAATAAAGCACAAAAAATTATAAGCTTAAGCAAGATGACGATGGCTCATAAGGTTGCCAAGCTTGTACTTTTTGAGCAAATTTTTAGAGCACTTTGCATAAATGCAAACCACCCATACCACAAATAA
- a CDS encoding glycoprotease: protein MTTDEHVSEALIKILENLSSKFNITKIIYANTPGSFMGLKVAYVILKTFSLAKGCEFYAVSGFSLNGSQAIRANKNLSFVLKDGKILLEKVEPVGFRLPLNLDELKLNSDTLPDYIIQAV, encoded by the coding sequence ATTACGACTGATGAACATGTCAGTGAAGCTTTGATAAAAATCTTAGAAAATTTATCCTCTAAATTTAATATCACAAAAATTATCTATGCAAATACGCCTGGAAGCTTCATGGGGCTAAAGGTGGCCTATGTTATTTTAAAGACTTTCTCTTTAGCAAAGGGTTGTGAATTTTATGCGGTTAGCGGCTTTAGCTTAAATGGCAGCCAAGCGATCAGAGCAAATAAAAATTTAAGCTTTGTTTTAAAAGATGGCAAAATTTTACTTGAAAAAGTAGAGCCAGTAGGATTTAGGTTGCCTTTAAATTTAGATGAATTAAAACTAAATTCAGATACACTTCCAGATTATATCATCCAAGCAGTTTAG
- a CDS encoding tRNA dihydrouridine synthase, whose product MIDFSKKPLFLAPLAGFSDLPLRSVVKKFGCDVTVSEMISANALVYESSDKTLEMLKKSSNEEPYVVQIAGSDIENIKKAVKIINKFDGIYGLDLNCGCPVPKVVRQGAGSALLNDLNKLQNIISAIKSTSNKQSLSVKFRLGFNDKNEEKIAKACEEAGANYIAVHGRTRAGGYSAKVDYEAIARVKASVKIPVVANGDINAQNADEILNLTKCDALMIGRASIGNPWIFHEIKTKTSVDKALKQKIVLAHFDAMIEHYGEHGLCIFRKHLHQYSKGIDGATTFRNDINFIKDVTAMRERIREFFA is encoded by the coding sequence ATGATAGACTTTAGCAAAAAGCCACTTTTCTTAGCGCCTCTTGCTGGCTTTTCTGACTTGCCACTAAGAAGCGTAGTTAAGAAATTTGGCTGTGATGTCACTGTTAGCGAAATGATCAGCGCAAATGCCTTGGTCTATGAGAGCAGTGACAAAACTCTTGAAATGCTTAAAAAATCCTCAAACGAAGAGCCATATGTTGTCCAGATAGCTGGCAGTGACATAGAAAATATAAAAAAAGCCGTGAAGATAATCAATAAATTTGATGGGATTTATGGGCTCGATCTAAACTGCGGCTGCCCCGTACCAAAGGTCGTTAGACAAGGAGCGGGTTCTGCTTTACTAAACGATCTTAACAAACTTCAAAATATAATCTCAGCCATAAAAAGTACTTCAAACAAGCAAAGCCTGAGTGTTAAATTTAGACTTGGCTTTAACGATAAAAATGAAGAAAAAATCGCGAAAGCTTGCGAAGAAGCAGGTGCAAACTACATCGCAGTGCATGGACGCACCAGAGCTGGCGGATACAGTGCAAAGGTTGATTACGAAGCGATCGCTAGAGTAAAGGCGAGTGTAAAAATTCCAGTCGTTGCAAATGGCGATATAAATGCACAAAATGCAGATGAAATTTTAAACCTTACAAAGTGTGACGCCCTAATGATCGGCAGAGCAAGCATCGGCAACCCTTGGATATTTCACGAGATAAAGACCAAAACTAGCGTAGATAAGGCGCTAAAACAAAAGATCGTCCTAGCTCACTTTGATGCGATGATCGAGCACTACGGAGAGCATGGACTTTGCATATTTAGAAAGCACTTGCATCAATACAGCAAGGGCATCGACGGCGCAACAACCTTTAGAAACGATATAAATTTCATCAAAGACGTGACAGCGATGAGAGAGCGTATAAGGGAGTTTTTTGCCTAG
- the recO gene encoding recombination protein RecO has translation MQGYILRVQNVRDEDLLVFVLTPNLLVKSYRFFGARHSNIMTGYKIDFELEQEAKFLPKLRSILHLGFKWLLERDKLIIWQQFMRLLYDHLKEVEQLDEIYFNELDRCAKQMQLQNPKRLIIESYVKILEYEGRLHSELECFICDEEIESELCLTRGFLPSHKHCLDRSEFDTSKIKNLFDTKSTIELNDDEINRLYKILLDGL, from the coding sequence ATGCAAGGCTATATCCTGCGCGTGCAAAATGTCAGAGATGAGGACCTTTTAGTCTTTGTGCTAACGCCAAATTTGCTTGTAAAGTCGTATAGATTTTTTGGCGCTCGCCACTCAAACATCATGACTGGCTACAAGATCGACTTTGAGCTAGAGCAAGAGGCAAAATTTCTACCAAAGCTTAGAAGCATACTTCATCTTGGATTTAAATGGCTGTTAGAGCGTGATAAACTTATCATTTGGCAGCAGTTCATGCGCCTACTTTATGATCATCTAAAAGAGGTCGAGCAGCTTGATGAAATTTATTTTAACGAGCTTGATCGCTGCGCCAAACAGATGCAGCTGCAAAATCCAAAACGCCTTATCATCGAAAGCTACGTCAAAATTTTAGAGTATGAAGGCAGGCTTCACAGCGAGCTTGAGTGCTTTATCTGCGATGAGGAGATAGAAAGTGAGCTTTGCCTAACTCGTGGCTTTTTGCCCTCTCATAAGCACTGCCTTGATAGGAGCGAATTTGACACTAGCAAGATCAAAAATTTGTTTGATACAAAAAGCACGATCGAGCTAAATGACGATGAGATAAACCGCCTTTATAAAATTTTACTTGACGGGCTTTAA
- a CDS encoding prephenate dehydrogenase, which produces MKIGIIGLGLMGGSLGLALKDEKLISCVSGYDKDENHSKKALELGLVHEILSIDEMKKKCDIIFLAVPVEAIVSIVQNLTDISEDTTIIDFGSTKQKIIEAVPEKIRKNFIPAHPMAGTEYSGPEAAFKSLYTGATVIVCDFAESAEKHVKRSVELFSCLGMKIIFMSAKEHDHHVGLISHLPHAIAFSLASGILKEEDKRHIVALGGPTFKGMIRVAKSSPFMWSDIFKQNKNNVVEAINMFEKELNLCKDLIKDERWDKLFAWMSDARAVREIL; this is translated from the coding sequence ATGAAAATAGGTATCATCGGACTTGGTCTTATGGGTGGCTCGCTTGGGCTAGCATTAAAAGATGAAAAATTAATCTCTTGTGTTAGTGGATATGACAAAGATGAAAATCATAGCAAAAAGGCCTTAGAACTTGGCTTGGTGCATGAAATTTTAAGCATTGACGAGATGAAAAAGAAGTGTGACATCATCTTTTTGGCTGTGCCAGTTGAAGCCATTGTGAGCATCGTGCAAAATTTAACCGATATTAGCGAAGATACAACTATTATTGATTTTGGCTCAACCAAACAAAAGATAATAGAAGCTGTGCCAGAAAAAATTCGTAAAAATTTCATCCCAGCTCATCCAATGGCAGGTACTGAGTATTCTGGTCCAGAGGCTGCTTTTAAATCACTTTACACAGGGGCAACTGTTATCGTTTGTGACTTTGCAGAAAGCGCAGAAAAACACGTAAAAAGAAGCGTTGAGCTATTTTCTTGCCTTGGTATGAAGATCATTTTTATGAGTGCGAAAGAACATGATCATCACGTGGGTCTTATTTCGCATTTGCCTCATGCGATTGCATTTTCTCTTGCGAGTGGAATTTTAAAAGAAGAGGATAAAAGGCACATCGTAGCACTTGGCGGACCTACATTTAAGGGCATGATACGTGTCGCAAAGAGTTCGCCTTTTATGTGGAGCGATATCTTTAAGCAAAATAAAAATAATGTTGTTGAAGCTATAAATATGTTTGAAAAAGAGCTAAATTTGTGCAAAGATCTCATCAAAGATGAACGCTGGGACAAACTTTTTGCCTGGATGAGCGACGCTAGGGCTGTAAGAGAAATTTTATAG
- the dksA gene encoding RNA polymerase-binding protein DksA → MTQTELNFFKKLLEERKLQIKKNIYDSSVEVNGLRDSGVSDEFDIASVNTDQLIEHSISTQQRAELSEIDEALEKIANKTYGICDMCEEEISIPRLKVKPHAKYCITCREIIEKTAKN, encoded by the coding sequence ATGACACAAACTGAGCTAAATTTTTTTAAAAAATTACTTGAAGAAAGAAAATTACAGATCAAAAAAAATATCTATGATTCATCTGTTGAAGTAAATGGCTTAAGAGATAGCGGCGTAAGCGACGAGTTTGATATAGCCTCAGTAAATACAGACCAGCTAATAGAGCATTCCATCTCGACGCAACAAAGAGCGGAGCTATCAGAGATAGATGAAGCACTAGAGAAGATAGCAAATAAAACTTATGGAATTTGTGATATGTGTGAGGAGGAGATCAGCATACCGCGATTAAAAGTAAAACCACATGCAAAATACTGCATAACTTGCCGTGAAATAATTGAAAAAACAGCAAAAAACTAA
- a CDS encoding M23 family metallopeptidase, which yields MYRRGIGGFGIVVLLLILILAGGFGYALMSKDFERNEPIIGVADKVYWNLRTPMNIKFKDDSGIKFVRISMNDGKNDLNLLNQIIQNPSTELDVNLTFPKTGFFAQKDTYEMNIEAVDTSKWSFFTGNKASKKVEVVLDTSKPDLYVLSQSYSISKGGSAVVVFRATDNQLKEVYVQTNFGKKFKAVPFYKEGFYAALVAWPVQVENFSAEVIARDFAGNESKSHVRYFYENVKYKTSTIALNDRFLDGKIVDLTDQYAKDPSALSRLEKMRFVNETLRNSNEEKITALTTNPGDEMLTGFSVTPFYPLRNGKKVADFADHRYYTYNNEQVSESWHMGIDFASVAAAPIIASNAGRVVLASENGIYGLNIVIDHGFGLYSLYGHCSSTRVKEGDMVAAGDQIGTTGTSGLALGDHLHFGILVQGEEVRPQQWMDKKWIKDNITSVLDAAKAMIDKN from the coding sequence ATGTATAGACGTGGAATTGGTGGTTTTGGTATTGTTGTGCTTTTGCTAATTTTAATCTTAGCCGGTGGTTTTGGCTATGCTTTGATGTCAAAAGATTTTGAGCGAAATGAGCCGATAATTGGTGTTGCTGATAAGGTTTATTGGAATCTTAGAACCCCAATGAATATCAAATTTAAAGATGATAGTGGTATAAAATTTGTACGAATTAGTATGAATGATGGGAAAAATGATCTAAATTTATTAAATCAAATCATACAAAATCCAAGTACAGAGCTTGATGTAAATTTAACCTTTCCAAAGACTGGCTTTTTTGCTCAAAAAGATACCTATGAGATGAATATCGAAGCTGTAGATACTAGCAAATGGAGCTTTTTTACTGGCAATAAAGCTAGTAAAAAGGTTGAAGTGGTCCTTGATACTTCAAAACCTGATCTTTACGTGCTTTCGCAGTCTTATTCTATCTCAAAAGGTGGTAGCGCGGTTGTGGTCTTTAGAGCAACTGATAATCAGCTAAAAGAGGTCTATGTCCAGACAAATTTTGGTAAGAAATTTAAGGCAGTGCCATTTTATAAAGAGGGCTTTTATGCAGCACTTGTTGCTTGGCCAGTTCAGGTTGAAAATTTTAGTGCTGAGGTCATTGCAAGAGACTTTGCAGGCAACGAAAGTAAGTCACATGTTAGGTATTTTTACGAAAATGTAAAGTATAAAACTTCAACTATTGCATTAAATGATAGATTTTTAGATGGTAAGATAGTTGATTTAACAGATCAATATGCAAAAGATCCAAGCGCGCTTTCAAGGCTTGAAAAAATGAGATTTGTCAATGAAACGCTTAGAAATTCAAACGAAGAAAAAATAACAGCACTTACTACAAATCCTGGTGATGAGATGTTAACTGGCTTTAGTGTGACACCATTTTATCCACTAAGAAATGGTAAAAAAGTGGCTGACTTCGCCGATCACCGATACTATACATATAATAACGAGCAAGTAAGCGAATCATGGCATATGGGAATAGACTTTGCAAGTGTGGCTGCAGCTCCTATAATAGCTAGTAATGCCGGCCGTGTCGTACTTGCATCTGAAAATGGAATTTATGGATTAAATATTGTGATCGATCATGGATTTGGGCTTTATTCGCTTTATGGACACTGCTCAAGCACTAGAGTAAAAGAGGGCGATATGGTGGCAGCTGGCGATCAGATAGGTACTACTGGAACTAGTGGTCTTGCACTTGGTGATCATCTTCACTTTGGAATTTTGGTCCAAGGCGAAGAGGTGAGACCACAACAATGGATGGATAAAAAGTGGATAAAAGACAATATAACAAGTGTTTTAGATGCTGCAAAAGCGATGATAGACAAGAACTAA
- the lpxC gene encoding UDP-3-O-acyl-N-acetylglucosamine deacetylase — MKQTTIARRVETVGIGLHKGEPIRLILEPLDANSGIILHREDLGISFKAEPKNVINTQMATVVGNEKGFISTIEHLMSAINGYGIDNIRISVDANEIPVMDGSAISFCMLLDEAGIRYLDAGKKVILVRREVEVVEGSKFVRTSPSRSPKFDYTIKFDHPVIGKQRYVFDFSKSSFIKNIARARTFGFLKDLQRLQAQNLALGASLDNAVAIDDTHILNPEGLRFENEFVRHKILDAIGDLSLLGAPLLGDYTAFAGSHDLNHKLTLALMSDEKNYEIATLNGELLKEYQKVFA; from the coding sequence TTGAAACAAACTACTATCGCAAGACGCGTTGAGACCGTTGGTATAGGGCTTCATAAAGGTGAGCCGATAAGACTTATACTAGAACCTCTTGATGCAAATTCTGGTATTATTTTGCACCGCGAAGATCTTGGAATTAGTTTTAAAGCTGAACCTAAAAATGTTATAAATACGCAGATGGCAACCGTTGTTGGCAATGAAAAGGGCTTTATTAGTACGATTGAGCATCTAATGTCAGCCATAAATGGTTATGGCATTGATAATATTAGAATCTCTGTTGATGCAAATGAAATTCCAGTGATGGATGGTAGTGCAATAAGCTTTTGTATGCTACTTGATGAAGCTGGTATAAGATATCTTGATGCTGGCAAAAAAGTAATTCTTGTCCGCCGTGAAGTTGAGGTTGTTGAGGGTTCTAAATTTGTGCGAACTTCACCTTCAAGAAGTCCAAAATTTGACTATACGATAAAATTTGATCATCCAGTTATTGGTAAACAAAGATATGTTTTTGATTTTAGTAAAAGCTCGTTTATAAAAAATATAGCTCGTGCTAGAACTTTTGGATTTTTGAAAGATTTACAGCGTTTGCAAGCTCAAAATTTAGCCCTTGGTGCATCACTTGATAATGCCGTGGCAATCGATGATACGCATATCCTAAATCCAGAAGGCTTGAGATTTGAAAATGAGTTTGTAAGGCACAAAATTTTAGATGCGATTGGTGATTTGAGCTTGCTTGGAGCGCCTTTGTTGGGCGATTATACAGCATTTGCTGGAAGCCATGACCTAAATCACAAATTAACTCTTGCTTTGATGTCCGATGAGAAAAACTACGAGATCGCAACTCTAAATGGTGAACTTCTAAAAGAGTATCAAAAGGTATTTGCATAG
- a CDS encoding uroporphyrinogen III synthase HEM4, translating into MKTRKFLVYCIIYIVVVAGLTYSLNSSDYTFELLGQTITLPIAIWVALPVVVLALLALLHIAYHGYAFYRYKKWIKKDSQLYKDLAKETLLGFESNKDFKTDTYKIASQLTRSISPVGELKDVGVDDAEINNILQTIKSIKNKEIVDLKKFRLAKDSKLNILNELNKIEQLPTYYLDILKNQDQNESLKKAAFDKLIKVASFSEIKRLNFELASEDIMLIITRFVNDEIDLSSDEIFDLLNNAKVTKAQYDKAAIMLKNKLKPDAFIGIFEKLKSIHADADEAYVYALFELQMLDKVREAIEGSDPDEFKEIKVLLFLRDNGKMVPSSLFFK; encoded by the coding sequence ATGAAAACTAGAAAATTTCTCGTCTATTGCATAATCTACATAGTAGTTGTTGCAGGACTTACTTATTCTCTTAATAGTTCTGATTACACATTTGAGCTTTTAGGCCAAACTATAACTTTGCCAATTGCTATTTGGGTCGCTCTTCCGGTAGTTGTTTTAGCACTTCTTGCTCTACTTCATATCGCTTATCATGGATATGCTTTTTATAGATATAAAAAATGGATCAAAAAGGATAGCCAGCTTTATAAAGATTTAGCCAAAGAGACGCTTCTTGGCTTTGAGAGCAATAAAGACTTCAAAACCGACACTTACAAGATCGCCTCACAGCTTACTCGTTCTATCTCACCAGTAGGCGAGCTTAAAGATGTCGGTGTAGATGATGCCGAGATAAACAATATCTTACAAACTATAAAAAGTATAAAAAATAAAGAGATCGTCGATCTAAAGAAATTTAGATTAGCAAAAGATAGCAAGTTAAATATCCTAAATGAGCTAAATAAGATCGAGCAACTACCTACTTACTATCTTGACATACTTAAAAATCAAGATCAAAATGAGAGCCTTAAAAAAGCTGCATTTGATAAACTCATAAAAGTAGCTTCTTTTAGCGAGATCAAAAGATTAAATTTTGAACTAGCGAGTGAAGATATAATGCTTATTATTACTCGCTTTGTAAATGACGAGATCGATCTAAGCAGTGATGAAATTTTTGATCTTTTAAACAACGCAAAAGTAACAAAAGCACAATACGACAAAGCAGCCATAATGCTTAAAAATAAGCTAAAACCAGATGCATTTATCGGCATCTTTGAGAAGCTAAAAAGCATCCATGCTGATGCTGATGAGGCTTACGTTTATGCACTATTTGAGCTTCAAATGCTTGATAAAGTAAGAGAGGCTATCGAAGGCAGTGACCCAGATGAGTTTAAAGAGATAAAAGTCTTGCTGTTTTTACGAGATAACGGCAAAATGGTGCCTAGCTCGCTATTTTTTAAATGA